The following proteins come from a genomic window of Miscanthus floridulus cultivar M001 chromosome 2, ASM1932011v1, whole genome shotgun sequence:
- the LOC136523061 gene encoding uncharacterized protein, with the protein MPGRLLSARIPSLAKLGAPRCAKFMASDTGKKLIQIDVSSDTVCPWCFVGKKNLEKAMEQSKDKFDFEVRWHPFFLNPDAPKEGVRKSDFFKAKFGPVQYERAISRMTEIFRGLGLEYDMSGLTGNTMDSHRLITLAGHQGYDKQNALVDELFLNYFCQGKYIGDKQVLLDAARKVGIEGAEELLEDPTKGVDEVQEELKKYSSGISGVPHFVINNKYQLSGGQPPNVFTRAFEMAAKDGA; encoded by the exons ATGCCAGGTCGCCTGCTCTCCGCCCGCATCCCGTCCCTCGCGAAACTCGGCGCTCCCAG GTGTGCAAAATTCATGGCTTCAGACACTGGCAAGAAGCTCATTCAGATCGATGTGAGCTCGGATACAGTGTGCCCCTGGTGCTTCGTTGGTAAAAAGAACCTTGAGAAAGCAATGGAGCAAAGCAAGGACAAGTTTGATTTCGAG GTACGTTGGCATCCATTCTTTCTGAACCCTGATGCGCCTAAGGAGGGCGTCAGGAAATCTGACTTCTTCAAGGCGAAGTTCGGTCCTGTTCAATATGAGCGTGCAATTTCTCGCATGACTGAG ATATTTAGAGGACTCGGTCTCGAATATGACATGTCGGGGTTGAC AGGGAATACGATGGATAGTCATAGGCTCATAACACTTGCTGGACACCAAGGCTATGACAAGCAAAATGCTCTTGTTGACGAATTATTCCTCAATTATTTTTGCCAGGGAAAGTATATTGGTGACAA GCAGGTTTTGCTGGATGCTGCAAGAAAGGTGGGCATAGAAGGGGCCGAAGAACTGCTTGAAGACCCTACCAAAGGAGTTGACGAG GTTCAGGAAGAACTTAAGAAGTACTCATCTGGCATCTCCGGGGTCCCACACTTTGTG ATCAATAACAAATATCAACTCAGTGGTGGCCAGCCTCCAAATGTATTCACGAGGGCTTTTGAAATGGCTGCAAAAGATGGAGCTTAA
- the LOC136523073 gene encoding E3 ubiquitin-protein ligase At3g02290-like gives MGSLLCCLRYPEDGSAAPPVCCFCLPWPFPYHGVDSGSAARHRGDTRVAPDRGRIPLAACTSANQVDSLDTFRPPPRPLPYNDPQFSARTVQHPTVSGHEKASTHIQKPGQPTESKNTDTGSTCTAHKVFETSAKQHSGGSRIDGIQFCDSSDNEDDCPICLEEYDDENPKIALQCNHNFHLSCIYEWMERSEACPVCAKIMLFNEDE, from the exons ATGGGGTCCCTGCTTTGCTGCTTGCGGTACCCGGAGGACGGCTCGGCAGCGCCGCCCGTGTGCTGCTTCTGCCTACCGTGGCCTTTCCCTTACCATGGCGTCGACTCG GGCTCTGCTGCTCGTCACAGAGGTGATACACGTGTGGCACCTGATCGCGGAAGGATTCCCCTTGCAGCTTGCACCTCTGCAAATCAAGTGGACTCATTGGATACTTTCCGTCCCCCTCCAAGGCCTTTGCCTTACAATGATCCTCAATTCAGCGCTCGCACGGTGCAGCACCCAACAGTGTCAGGACATGAGAAAGCATCAACGCATATCCAGAAACCAGGACAACCTACAGAAAGTAAGAATACTGACACTGGATCAACTTGTACAGCCCATAAGGTTTTTGAGACATCAGCAAAACAGCACTCAGGAGGTTCGAGAATTGATGGAATACAATTCTGTGATTCTTCTGACAATGAGGATGACTGTCCGATATGCCTAGAAG AATATGATGATGAGAATCCGAAGATTGCATTGCAATGCAACCATAATTTCCATCTTAGTTGCATTTATGAGTGGATGGAAAGAAGTGAAGCTTGCCCTGTATGTGCAAAG ATTATGTTGTTCAATGAGGATGAATGA
- the LOC136523042 gene encoding ultraviolet-B receptor UVR8-like encodes MDVDDVLSNLRVVGVPTKSAIYIWGYNHSGQTARKGKECHLRIPKSLPPKLFKLGNGKSLRWTDIACGREHTAAVASDGSLLTWGANEFGQLGDGTEESAKEPKKVKSLETEFVKSVSCGAHCTAAVAEPRENDGTVSKSRLWVWGQNQGSDYPRLFWGAFTPNTVIKQVSCGSVHVMALSEDGLLQAWGYNEYGQLGRGLTSQGLQGARVLNAYARFLDDAPEQVKIVRVSCGEYHTAAISENGEVYTWGLGSMGQLGHCSLQSGDNELIPRRVVALDGIVVGDVSCGGVHSCAVTEGGALYAWGGGHVGQLGVGPQGGFFSCSLNGSDMLLRNIPVMVIPSGVRLATCGHSHTLVSMKDGRIYGWGYNSYGQAANEKSTYAWFPSPVDWCVGEVRRLAAGGGHSAVLTDACSLKELCEFKLAETVNLSNAELIEDVASRTGADALARLCGKVREHLDKEGECEFLEKQVAEEVKTTAS; translated from the exons ATGGATGTAGATGATGTGCTCAGTAATCTGCGTGTTGTTGGTGTGCCAACAAAGAGCGCAATTTACATATGGGGTTATAACCACAGTGGCCAGACTGCCCGAAAGGGCAAGGAGTGCCACTTGAGGATCCCCAAGAGCCTCCCTCCCAAACTATTCAAATTGGGGAATGGGAAGAGCCTCAGGTGGACCGATATTGCCTGTGGCCGTGAGCACACTGCTGCAGTTGCTTCTGATGGATCACTGTTGACATGGG GTGCTAATGAGTTTGGCCAGTTGGGAGATGGGACAGAGGAGAGCGCAAAGGAACCCAAGAAGGTCAAATCATTGGAGACTGAGTTTGTAAAATCAGTATCCTGTGGAGCACATTGTACAGCTGCTGTTGCTGAGCCTCGAGAAAACGATGGCACGGTATCCAAAAGCAGGCTTTGGGTTTGGGGACAAAATCAG GGTTCTGATTACCCTCGTCTATTTTGGGGAGCTTTCACACCAAACACG GTGATTAAGCAGGTTTCTTGTGGATCTGTTCATGTCATGGCTCTATCCGAGGATGGTCTACTGCAAGCATGGG GCTACAATGAGTACGGTCAGCTTGGCAGAGGTCTTACTTCTCAAGGACTTCAGGGAGCTCGTGTGTTAAATGCTTATGCAAGGTTCCTTGATGACGCCCCCGAGCAAGTGAAGATTGTTAGAGTGTCATGTGGCGAGTACCATACAGCAGCTATATCAGAAAACGGGGAGGT GTATACTTGGGGACTGGGAAGCATGGGGCAGCTTGGGCATTGCTCCCTCCAATCTGGAGATAACGAGCTGATCCCTAGGCGGGTTGTTGCCCTTGATGGAATAGTAGTTGGAGATGTGTCTTGTGGAGGGGTCCACTCTTGTGCTGTAACTGAAGGTGGAGCTCTATATGCTTGGGGTGGAGGACATGTGGGTCAGCTGGGAGTTGGGCCTCAGGGTGGCTTCTTTTCTTGCTCCCTTAATGGATCTGACATGCTGCTTCGAAACATCCCAGTCATGGTGATACCCTCAGGTGTTCGTCTTGCTACCTGTGGGCACTCTCACACACTTGTATCTATGAAAGATGGCCGCATATATGGGTGGGGCTATAATAGTTATGGTCAGGCAGCAAATGAGAAATCTACTTATGCTTGGTTCCCCTCTCCAGTTGATTG GTGTGTTGGTGAAGTGAGAAGACTAGCTGCTGGAGGTGGCCATTCTGCTGTTCTGACTGATGCATGTTCATTAAAAGAGCTGTGTGAGTTCAAGCTTGCAGAGACTGTGAACCTTTCAAATGCTGAACTGATAGAAGATGTCGCATCACGGACTGGTGCTGATGCCTTGGCACGCTTGTGTGGGAAAGTAAG GGAACATTTGGATAAGGAAGGAGAATGTGAATTCCTGGAAAAGCAAGTGGCTGAAGAGGTCAAGACTACAGCAAGTTAG